The following proteins are encoded in a genomic region of Panthera leo isolate Ple1 chromosome F2, P.leo_Ple1_pat1.1, whole genome shotgun sequence:
- the CCNE2 gene encoding G1/S-specific cyclin-E2 isoform X1 encodes MSRRSSRLQAKQQQQPQPSQTDSPPEAQIIQAKKRKTAQDVKKRKEEVTKRHQYEIRNCWPPVLSGGISPCIIIETPHKEIGTSDFSRFTNYRFKNLFINPSPLPDLSWGCSNDVWLNMLKKETRYVHDKHFEVLHSDLEPQMRSILLDWLLEVCEVYTLHRETFYLAQDFFDRFMLTQKDINKNMLQLIGITSLFIASKLEEIYAPKLQEFAYVTDGACSEEDILRMELIILKALKWELCPVTVISWLNLFLQVDALKDAPKVLLPQYSQEKFIQIAQLLDLCILAIDSLEFQYRILAAAALCHFTSIEVVKKASGLEWDNISECVDWMVPFASVVKSTNPVKLKIFKKISMEDRHNIQTHTNYLAMLDEVNYVNTFQKGGQLSPVCSGGIMTPPKSTEKPPGKY; translated from the exons ATGTCAAGACGCAG TAGCCGTTTACAAGctaagcagcagcagcaacccCAGCCCAGCCAGACGGATTCCCCTCCAGAAGCCCAGATAATTCAGgccaagaagagaaaaacagccCAG gatgtcaaaaaaagaaaagaggaggtcaCCAAGAGACATCAGTATGAGATTAGG AATTGTTGGCCACCTGTATTATCTGGAGGGATCAGTCCTTGTATAATCATTGAAACACCCCACAAAGAAATAGGAACAAGTGACTTCTCCAGATTTAcaaattacagatttaaaaatctttttattaatcCTTCACCTTTGCCTGATTTAAG TTGGGGATGCTCAAATGATGTTTGGCTAAACATGCTAAAAAAAGAGACTAGATATGTTCATGACAAACATTTTGAAGTTCTGCATTCTGACCTGGAACCACAGATGAGGTCAATACTTCTAGACTGGCTTTTAGAG GTATGTGAAGTATACACACTTCATAGAGAAACATTTTACCTCGCACAAGACTTTTTTGACAGATTTATGTTGACACaaaaggatataaataaaaatatgcttcaGCTCATTGGAATTACCTCATTATTCATTGCTTCCAAACTTGAG GAAATCTATGCTCCTAAGCTCCAAGAGTTTGCTTATGTCACTGATGGTGCCTGCAGTGAAGAGGATATCTTAAGAATGGAACTTATTATATTAAAG GCTTTAAAATGGGAACTCTGTCCTGTAACAGTCATCTCCTGGCTAAATCTCTTCCTCCAAGTTGATGCTCTTAAAGATGCTCCTAAAGTTCTTCTACCTCAGTATTCTCAGGAAAAGTTCATTCAAATAGCTCAG CTTCTAGATCTGTGTATTCTAGCCATCGACTCATTAGAATTCCAGTACAGAATCCTGGCTGCCGCTGCCTTGTGCCATTTTACCTCTATTGAAGTGGTTAAGAAAGCCTCAG GTTTGGAATGGGACAACATTTCTGAATGTGTAGACTGGATGGTGCCTTTTGCCAGTGTAGTAAAAAGTACTAATCCTGTGAAGCTGAAGATTTTTAAGAAGATTTCTATGGAAGACAGACACAATATCCAGACACATACAAATTATCTGGCTATGCTG GATGAAGTAAATTATGTAAACACCTTTCAAAAGGGGGGACAGTTGTCACCAGTGTGCAGTGGAGGCATTATGACACCACCGAAGAGCACTGAAAAACCACCAGGAAAATACTAA
- the CCNE2 gene encoding G1/S-specific cyclin-E2 isoform X2 produces MSRRSRLQAKQQQQPQPSQTDSPPEAQIIQAKKRKTAQDVKKRKEEVTKRHQYEIRNCWPPVLSGGISPCIIIETPHKEIGTSDFSRFTNYRFKNLFINPSPLPDLSWGCSNDVWLNMLKKETRYVHDKHFEVLHSDLEPQMRSILLDWLLEVCEVYTLHRETFYLAQDFFDRFMLTQKDINKNMLQLIGITSLFIASKLEEIYAPKLQEFAYVTDGACSEEDILRMELIILKALKWELCPVTVISWLNLFLQVDALKDAPKVLLPQYSQEKFIQIAQLLDLCILAIDSLEFQYRILAAAALCHFTSIEVVKKASGLEWDNISECVDWMVPFASVVKSTNPVKLKIFKKISMEDRHNIQTHTNYLAMLDEVNYVNTFQKGGQLSPVCSGGIMTPPKSTEKPPGKY; encoded by the exons ATGTCAAGACGCAG CCGTTTACAAGctaagcagcagcagcaacccCAGCCCAGCCAGACGGATTCCCCTCCAGAAGCCCAGATAATTCAGgccaagaagagaaaaacagccCAG gatgtcaaaaaaagaaaagaggaggtcaCCAAGAGACATCAGTATGAGATTAGG AATTGTTGGCCACCTGTATTATCTGGAGGGATCAGTCCTTGTATAATCATTGAAACACCCCACAAAGAAATAGGAACAAGTGACTTCTCCAGATTTAcaaattacagatttaaaaatctttttattaatcCTTCACCTTTGCCTGATTTAAG TTGGGGATGCTCAAATGATGTTTGGCTAAACATGCTAAAAAAAGAGACTAGATATGTTCATGACAAACATTTTGAAGTTCTGCATTCTGACCTGGAACCACAGATGAGGTCAATACTTCTAGACTGGCTTTTAGAG GTATGTGAAGTATACACACTTCATAGAGAAACATTTTACCTCGCACAAGACTTTTTTGACAGATTTATGTTGACACaaaaggatataaataaaaatatgcttcaGCTCATTGGAATTACCTCATTATTCATTGCTTCCAAACTTGAG GAAATCTATGCTCCTAAGCTCCAAGAGTTTGCTTATGTCACTGATGGTGCCTGCAGTGAAGAGGATATCTTAAGAATGGAACTTATTATATTAAAG GCTTTAAAATGGGAACTCTGTCCTGTAACAGTCATCTCCTGGCTAAATCTCTTCCTCCAAGTTGATGCTCTTAAAGATGCTCCTAAAGTTCTTCTACCTCAGTATTCTCAGGAAAAGTTCATTCAAATAGCTCAG CTTCTAGATCTGTGTATTCTAGCCATCGACTCATTAGAATTCCAGTACAGAATCCTGGCTGCCGCTGCCTTGTGCCATTTTACCTCTATTGAAGTGGTTAAGAAAGCCTCAG GTTTGGAATGGGACAACATTTCTGAATGTGTAGACTGGATGGTGCCTTTTGCCAGTGTAGTAAAAAGTACTAATCCTGTGAAGCTGAAGATTTTTAAGAAGATTTCTATGGAAGACAGACACAATATCCAGACACATACAAATTATCTGGCTATGCTG GATGAAGTAAATTATGTAAACACCTTTCAAAAGGGGGGACAGTTGTCACCAGTGTGCAGTGGAGGCATTATGACACCACCGAAGAGCACTGAAAAACCACCAGGAAAATACTAA